The following are encoded together in the Malaya genurostris strain Urasoe2022 chromosome 3, Malgen_1.1, whole genome shotgun sequence genome:
- the LOC131436391 gene encoding uncharacterized protein LOC131436391, with translation MNMPSSKIRNVFLVFAVLGISCLMAGPAENENRGSIDPRLADVLQGDITTVDPANDTTTKPTTPPTTSTTVTPDTTTDSNKNTTTPSTTTTSTTTTSTTPATTSTTPAQNTTTSVPTPTPSPTPSPSPTTSTTVAPPTPHCRHFDGYSFVGGMILAYGSLAIGLVLWKFYKARTERNYHTL, from the exons ATGAATATGCCCTCGTCGAAAATTCGGAACGTGTTTCTAGTGTTCGCCGTACTCGGCATTTCCTGTCTGATGGCCGGCCCGGCTGAAAATGAAAACAGAGGTAGCATAGATCCGCGACTAGCAG ATGTTTTGCAAGGTGATATTACTACGGTCGATCCAGCAAATGATACAACAACAAAACCGACAACCCCGCCAACGACAAGCACAACG gtTACTCCTGATACCACCACTGATTCCAACAAAAATACAACTACACCATctacaacaacaacatcaacaactACTACTAGCACAACGCCGGCGACAACTTCAACCACCCCGGCCCAGAACACAACTACTTCCGTTCCAACTCCAACTCCGTCGCCGACGCCATCTCCTAGTCCCACGACATCGACTACAGTCGCTCCACCAACTCCCCATTGTAGACACTTCGACGGTTATTCGTTCGTTGGTGGAATGATCCTCGCGTACGGCTCTCTAGCGATCGGTTTGGTTCTATGGAAGTTCTACAAGGCCCGCACCGAACGAAACTATCATACCCTTTAA